One window from the genome of Drosophila albomicans strain 15112-1751.03 chromosome 2L, ASM965048v2, whole genome shotgun sequence encodes:
- the LOC117563685 gene encoding uncharacterized protein LOC117563685, translated as MKSQLFVLIICLSAGAVFAQEEELIEILPPRTTKAPEKGVSDPKIIRILEDNSKKLDILDRNTHTISNTQKGIENKLKAIARDLSEIEHIEDDLKKLEKLTADNFKSTAQGVKNLTNNIKSAEDRTDRAILGLSKTQQEIKQVLIQVDANQNKYEADLNNVAKSVHDHLDGLDSVLKQSVLKELVNLNQAAKKLENSQKHIENKIGYLDELAALTGITANKVQLLEQGVRSLNVSQQLQLSAISETVHQVGSTTWQIDNKLGVLLSTQKNIERGLEECKKCQRHPAPEPYHEPKQHEDSYAEPKHHEDSYAEPKQHEDSYAEPRYAPEYGHKEPSKSSSSSSSNSEYGSDYSNSNAEEASYLYQLWYGKDQK; from the exons ATGAAAAGCCAACTATTCGTACTCATCATCTGCCTTAGCGCTGGTGCAGTCTTTGCTCAGGAGGAGGAGCTCATTGAG ATCCTACCGCCAAGGACAACAAAGGCTCCTGAAAAGGGTGTCAGCGATCCCAAAATCATTCGCATTTTGGAAGACAACAGCAAGAAACTCGACATCTTGGACAGGAACACGCACACCATTAGCAACACCCAAAAGGGCATTGAAAACAAGTTGAAGGCCATTGCCAGAGATCTGTCCGAAATTGAGCACATCGAGGATGACCTGAAGAAGCTGGAGAAGCTTACCGCAGACAATTTCAAGTCGACGGCACAGGGCGTCAAAAATTTGACGAACAACATTAAATCCGCTGAGGATCGCACAGATCGCGCCATCCTTGGACTCAGTAAGACTCAACAGGAGATCAAACAGGTGTTGATCCAGGTGGATgccaatcaaaacaaatacgaAGCGGATCTGAACAATGTGGCCAAGTCTGTGCATGATCATCTTGATGGACTGGATAGTGTACTTAAGCAGTCGGTGCTCAAGGAGTTGGTGAACTTGAACCAAGCAGCCAAGAAATTGGAGAATTCACAGAAGCACATTGAGAATAAGATTGGATACTTGGATGAGCTTGCCGCTTTGACTGGCATTACAGCAAATAAGGTTCAGCTCCTTGAGCAGGGAGTGCGTTCGTTGAATGTCtcgcagcagctgcaattgtCCGCCATTAGTGAAACAGTGCATCAGGTTGGCTCCACCACCTGGCAGATTGACAATAAACTGGGCGTGCTGCTAAGCACTCAGAAGAACATCGAACGTGGCCTGGAGGAATGCAAGAAGTGTCAGCGTCATCCAGCCCCGGAGCCCTACCATGAGCCCAAGCAACACGAAGACTCCTATGCTGAGCCCAAGCACCACGAGGACTCCTATGCTGAACCCAAGCAACACGAAGACTCCTATGCTGAGCCCAGATACGCTCCCGAGTATGG CCACAAGGAACCATCCAagtcatcttcatcttcatcatcgAACTCCGAATATGGCAGCGATTATTCCAACTCTAATGCTGAGGAAGCTTCCTATCTCTACCAGCTGTGGTACGGCAAGGATCAGAAGTAG
- the LOC117564646 gene encoding acyl-coenzyme A diphosphatase NUDT19, giving the protein MAKQVTTKLRQSASLILLAKDKNAVPSTPTYDYNALLLKRQSKSSFMPDSSVFPGGVCEATDASPAWLKHFERHDVGAAKLKEFCQTTQIEALNPNDQTLNTVLSLRLTALRETFEEMGILLCRDSKTWTNTDGYASFNEQFDRKHWQHEVHNDASKFLTLCEELDVLPDVWSLHEWCAWRTPSTFKARFQTAFYLTALKEQPNVLSEVNEVKDYYWHSPLDYLQSALRKEIWLPPPQFYELSRFLNFKSLEQLRQFAQKREVKGCVLIHPVMYKCTDGMVHLLPGDDKYPENPDATSDKIETALSTAAFRALAKNLHRSEHKNQHESQLLINFDPSDGQVNPIDPRTL; this is encoded by the exons ATGGCAAAACAAGTCACAACCAAATTACGTCAATCCGCAAGTTTGATACTCCTGGCAAAGGACAAAAACGCTGTTCCGTCTACTCCCACTTACGACTACAAT GCGCTGCTGCTCAAGAGGCAATCAAAGTCCAGTTTCATGCCGGATTCATCTGTTTTTCCTGGTGGCGTTTGTGAAGCAACCGATGCTTCACCAGCTTGGTTAAAACATTTTGAGCGCCATGATGTTGGCGCTGCTAAATTGAAAGAGTTCTGTCAGACGACACAAATTGAGGCCTTGAACCCGAATGATCAGACACTAAATAC AGTCCTGTCGCTGCGCTTAACTGCTTTGCGAGAGACCTTTGAGGAAATGGGCATCTTATTGTGTCGAGATAGCAAAACTTGGACCAATACAGACGGATATGCGAGCTTCAATGAGCAGTTTGATCGTAAGCATTGGCAACATGAGGTGCATAATGATGCCAGCAAGTTTCTAACGCTTTGCGAAGAGCTTGACGTATTACCCGATGTATGGTCACTGCATGAATGGTGTGCTTGGCGCACACCATCGACATTCAAGGCGCGCTTCCAAACCGCCTTCTATCTGACTGCGCTCAAAGAGCAGCCAAATGTATTGAGTGAGGTCAATGAAGTTAAAGACTATTAT tGGCATTCGCCCTTGGACTATCTGCAGAGCGCATTAAGAAAGGAGATTTGGCTGCCACCTCCACAATTCTATGAGCTATCGCGATTCCTTAACTTTAAATCGCTGGAACAGCTTCGTCAGTTTGCCCAGAAGCGCGAAGTGAAAGGATGTGTGCTCATACATCCTGTGATGTACAAGTGCACCGATGGTATGGTGCATTTGCTGCCTGGTGACGATAAGTATCCCGAGAATCCTGATGCCACCTCGGATAAGATCGAAACCGCACTGTCTACTGCAGCTTTTCGAGCGCTAGCCAAAAATCTACATCGCTCAGAGCATAAAAATCAACACGAGTCGCAACTGTTGATAAACTTTGATCCATCAGATGGACAGGTTAATCCCATAGATCCTCGTACGCTATAA
- the LOC117564500 gene encoding membrane-associated progesterone receptor component 1 produces MDTQNTIETDATVEESSSFLAAAFREIFYSPMNLALLSIIVFLVYKIVRDRTEGPGARDLSQQQAEPELPKLRRDFTIKELRPYDGNQPDGRVLVAVNGNVYDVTKGKRFYGPGGPYATFAGRDASRNLATFSVVANEKDEYDDLSDLGAMEMDSVRDWDMQFKEKYDYVGKLLRNGEQPTDYDNENDDDDEVPPVAADDKKKD; encoded by the coding sequence ATGGACACGCAAAACACAATTGAGACTGATGCAACAGTCGAGGAATCTTCATCATTTCTGGCAGCCGCATTTCGCGAAATCTTCTACAGTCCCATGAACCTTGCTCTGCTTTCCATCATTGTCTTCTTGGTCTACAAAATAGTGCGTGATCGCACAGAAGGTCCCGGGGCTCGCGACTTGTCTCAGCAACAGGCGGAACCAGAATTACCAAAGTTGCGACGTGACTTTACGATCAAGGAGCTGCGACCCTACGATGGCAATCAACCGGATGGTCGCGTCTTGGTTGCCGTGAATGGTAATGTCTATGACGTCACAAAGGGAAAACGTTTCTATGGTCCTGGCGGACCATATGCTACATTCGCCGGACGCGACGCATCGCGTAATTTAGCCACATTCAGTGTGGTGGCCAATGAGAAGGATGAGTACGATGATCTGAGTGATCTGGGCGCCATGGAAATGGATTCAGTGCGTGATTGGGATATGCAGTTCAAGGAGAAATACGATTATGTGGGCAAGTTGCTGCGTAACGGTGAGCAGCCGACTGACTATGATAACgagaacgatgatgatgatgaggtgCCGCCCGTCGCTGCTGATGACAAGAAAAAAGATTAG
- the LOC117564497 gene encoding uncharacterized protein LOC117564497 — MPIDITSTYIFQSNNSNMKLFVTITWLACIFCAGSTGASDVHQIEELLTENNKHLADTQVLMSHVDATNKRIKEDIEKQQVWIVAIKNVDVLLAKLNEFLDVQSVVVLEALHNITHKAEGYTERLSKDLFGLAQLQLSTKQQIVNLEQKMEAYQKHVLLNARSIDNNILELTKLITRAVLPQLNGLQCSFDSLETSQINVEVELKGLERIKDISDDTNSKLNTLGEQLRSLNRTQHTGLTALSSAVKQLKPLSSWHIESALRELIISQKRIELDLEACQKHSPPPFSIPDIPVPYDESYEPQTTKVHARNQAGKQVDLVQAWSIKEPSQQSSSSFYASAYANAPQSKPKPANRNYGASPAKPEPGHAVSWQQPLPWESYGAAPAPSPKPKPSGAGRNRPAPNSKPCAQQQSPNPSHYAPAASYEAPSPQSHSRQEYQQKGSKPGQAISWYSIDAQADSY, encoded by the exons ATGCCAATTGACATCACTTCAACTTACATCTTCCAAAGCAACAATAGTAACATGAAACTATTTGTAACAATCACCTGGTTGGCATGCATTTTCTGTGCCGGCAGCACTGGTGCAAGCGACGTGCATCAAATTGAGGAGCTGCTAACGGAGAATAACAAGCATTTGGCCGACACTCAGGTGCTAATGAGCCACGTCGATGCCACAAATAAACGTATTAAAGAGGACattgaaaaacaacaagtctGGATAGTTGCCATAAAAAATGTGGACGTTCTCTTGGCCAAGCTTAACGAGTTTCTGGATGTACAATCTGTTGTAGTGTTGGAGGCCTTGCACAATATAACACACAAGGCAGAAGGCTATACCGAACGTTTGTCCAAGGATCTCTTTGGACTagcgcaattgcaattgtcgACTAAGCAACAAATCGTCAATTTGGAGCAGAAGATGGAAGCCTACCAAAAGCACGTGCTGCTCAATGCTCGCAGCATTGACAACAACATCTTGGAGCTGACGAAACTGATTACACGCGCTGTGCTGCCGCAGCTAAATGGACTGCAATGCTCCTTCGATAGTCTGGAAACGTCGCAGATCAACGTTGAGGTAGAACTGAAGGGTCTAGAACGCATAAAGGACATCAGCGACGATACGAACAGCAAGCTCAACACTCTGGGCGAGCAACTGCGCAGCCTGAATCGCACCCAGCACACAGGACTCACTGCACTGTCCTCGGCTGTGAAGCAATTGAAGCCACTCAGCTCGTGGCACATTGAGAGCGCTTTGCGTGAACTGATTATATCCCAGAAACGCATTGAATTGGACTTGGAAGCATGCCAAAAGCACTCGCCACCACCCTTCAGCATTCCCGATATCCCCGTTCCTTATGATGAGTCCTATGAGCCGCAGACAACCAAGGTGCATGCTAGAAACCAAGCTGGCAAGCAGGTGGATCTAGTGCAGGCCTGGAGCATAAAGGAGCCTAGTCAGCAAA GTTCCAGCTCCTTTTATGCGAGTGCTTATGCAAATGCTCCTCAGTCGAAACCAAAACCTGCCAATAGAAATTATGGAGCCAGTCCCGCTAAGCCCGAACCTGGTCATGCAGTGTCCTGGCAACAACCTCTGCCCTGGGAAAGCTACGGCGCAGCCCCAGCACCATCTCCCAAGCCTAAACCATCTGGAGCAGGACGTAATCGACCAGCACCCAACTCCAAACCTTGTGCTCAGCAACAGTCACCCAATCCAAGTCACTATGCGCCAGCAGCTAGCTATGAAGCACCATCACCACAATCCCATTCCCGCCAAGAGTATCAGCAAAAGGGCTCCAAGCCCGGCCAAGCCATATCCTGGTACAGCATTGACGCCCAAGCAGACAGCTATTAA
- the LOC117564499 gene encoding acyl-coenzyme A diphosphatase NUDT19, whose translation MTSVTKYRTSASLILVAPPSTATSGKDYNLLMLKRSDATAIVQNQCVFPGGMLDNVGDESVAWLEYFDEFGVPEVALRRLVLISDHRPGLLAPQGNGCYDRFFKRTKIWAREIILRLTALRECFEEVGILLCRTREQLAHLNDEHLLAQFQQNFDRDAWQRRVHNKPSEFLDLCRELKVVPDLWALQEWCAWASPAIIKKGHETAFFMAFVNTQPSLHVEPSEVKECLWRTPKELLTLYHLGELWFLPPQIYELSRLQGIKDYKKLHAFAVQRSKLGTTLFLPVVYSCSDSLVYALPGDEFYVPEPHLVSDVISFPGTASDLRSRSKRIHRYEYKNQTAIELYLNFEAPNGHLPPQKFPFELHKL comes from the exons atgacATCTGTTACAAAATACCGCACATCGGCGAGTCTCATTTTGGTTGCGCCGCCATCAACGGCAACAAGTGGCAAAGATTATAAT CTGCTTATGCTGAAACGTAGCGATGCCACGGCTATAGTACAAAATCAGTGCGTCTTCCCTGGCGGCATGTTGGACAACGTTGGCGATGAAAGCGTTGCTTGGCTGGAATACTTCGATGAATTTGGTGTCCCAGAAGTTGCACTGCGTCGTCTGGTGCTAATCAGTGATCATCGACCTGGATTGTTGGCGCCCCAGGGCAACGGTTGCTATGATCGTTTCTTTAAACGTACAAAAATTTGGGCACG AGAGATAATACTACGTTTAACTGCACTGCGTGAATGCTTCGAGGAGGTTGGAATTCTTTTGTGCCGGACACGAGAGCAACTGGCGCATCTTAATGATGAGCATCTGTTGGCGCAGTTCCAGCAAAACTTTGATCGGGACGCGTGGCAACGACGTGTTCATAACAAACCCAGCGAATTTCTTGATCTGTGTCGGGAATTAAAAGTGGTGCCGGATTTGTGGGCACTACAGGAGTGGTGTGCTTGGGCCAGTCCAGCTATTATCAAAAAAGG CCACGAGACTGCATTCTTTATGGCCTTTGTGAATACGCAACCTAGTCTACATGTGGAACCCTCTGAAGTCAAAGAGTGCTtg tggCGCACACCCAAGGAACTGTTAACTCTATATCACCTTGGAGAGTTGTGGTTTTTGCCACCACAAATCTATGAACTGTCGCGTCTGCAGGGCATTAAAGATTATAAGAAACTTCACGCGTTCGCTGTTCAGCGTAGTAAGCTGGGAACTACTTTGTTTCTACCCGTCGTTTATAGTTGCAGCGATAGCCTAGTTTATGCACTGCCAG GTGACGAGTTTTATGTGCCTGAGCCGCATTTGGTCAGTGATGTAATTAGTTTTCCAGGGACAGCCTCTGATCTTAGATCCCGTTCCAAACGTATACATCGTTATGAGTATAAAAACCAGACGGCTATAGAACTGTATTTGAATTTCGAAGCCCCAAATGGACATTTGCCTCCCCAGAAGTTTCCTTTCGAGTTGCATAAGCTTTAA